Proteins co-encoded in one Zymomonas mobilis subsp. mobilis ATCC 10988 genomic window:
- a CDS encoding anthranilate synthase component II, translating to MAHRFLKWLDGEECLMLLMIDNYDSFVVNLARYCERLGRKVSLFRHDKITLEEIEVMSPKAIILSPGPCSPEEAGISLDVLRQFSGKIPILGVCLGHQAIGVAFGGVIARASYPLHGRAVEISHVGKRLFKDIPNPFKAARYNSLIIQKTEEMEQHLTVDALSPEGEIMALSHKSHPTYGIQFHPESVLTEYGDALLSRFFDLEEAFYADMAERCISQ from the coding sequence TTGGCACATCGGTTTCTGAAATGGCTTGATGGTGAGGAATGTCTGATGCTTTTGATGATTGATAATTACGACTCTTTTGTCGTTAATCTGGCGCGCTATTGCGAAAGGCTTGGCCGTAAAGTCAGCTTGTTTCGCCATGATAAAATCACCCTTGAAGAGATCGAGGTGATGTCGCCCAAAGCGATTATCCTTTCTCCGGGGCCTTGCTCACCGGAAGAAGCCGGTATCTCTTTGGATGTTTTACGGCAATTTTCTGGCAAGATACCTATTTTAGGGGTCTGCCTTGGACATCAAGCCATTGGTGTTGCTTTTGGTGGTGTTATTGCTCGTGCCAGCTATCCGCTTCATGGGCGTGCCGTGGAAATCAGCCATGTCGGGAAAAGACTATTTAAAGATATTCCTAATCCTTTTAAGGCGGCACGCTATAATTCGCTGATTATCCAGAAAACCGAAGAGATGGAACAGCATTTGACGGTTGATGCGCTGTCACCGGAAGGCGAGATCATGGCTTTATCGCATAAAAGTCATCCTACCTATGGTATCCAGTTTCATCCTGAATCGGTTTTGACCGAATATGGCGACGCGCTTTTGTCGCGCTTTTTTGATTTGGAGGAAGCCTTCTATGCCGATATGGCTGAACGGTGTATTAGCCAATAA
- a CDS encoding tRNA-dihydrouridine synthase → MKTEIPYYNPELSYEDNYKEGPFGYFADIVEKPAPSFAVSVKKPVSFLGCSVDLPFGIPAGPLLNSRYIKAAFHAGFDLCVYKTVRTQEHKSHPLPNVLAIHPEGVLSADCEAVLADTRYNQPLSITNSFGVPSFNPDIWQPDMAEAVKAASDHQVMIGSFQGTRGKGKIEEDYALAARMVAETGAPVLEANLSCPNEGVNSLLCFDASLVQKIVEAIKAAVPDRPLLIKTAYFKDNAKLADLVSRVGHLVSGFSTINTLSARPLDEKGQAALSPSRPEGGVCGDAIRWAGLEMVQRLAAFREEKSLDYAIVGVGGVNKPEHYKAYIEAGANAVMTATGSMWNPHLAEETKKFLA, encoded by the coding sequence ATGAAAACCGAAATTCCATATTACAATCCTGAATTGAGTTATGAAGATAACTATAAGGAAGGCCCTTTCGGCTATTTCGCAGATATTGTCGAAAAGCCCGCTCCTTCTTTTGCGGTTTCGGTGAAAAAGCCGGTTTCTTTTCTTGGATGTTCGGTTGATCTGCCCTTTGGTATTCCGGCAGGCCCTTTGTTGAACAGTCGCTATATCAAGGCGGCTTTTCATGCGGGTTTTGATCTATGCGTTTACAAGACGGTTAGAACGCAGGAGCATAAAAGCCATCCTTTGCCGAATGTTCTAGCCATTCATCCCGAAGGTGTCTTGAGTGCCGATTGTGAAGCGGTTTTAGCGGATACCCGTTATAATCAGCCTTTATCGATTACCAATTCTTTTGGAGTGCCTTCCTTTAACCCTGATATCTGGCAGCCGGATATGGCCGAAGCGGTTAAAGCAGCTTCGGATCATCAGGTCATGATCGGCAGTTTCCAAGGCACGCGCGGCAAGGGCAAGATTGAAGAAGATTATGCCTTGGCTGCCCGTATGGTTGCGGAAACCGGCGCACCTGTTTTGGAAGCGAATTTGAGCTGTCCCAATGAAGGTGTGAATAGCTTGCTTTGCTTTGATGCGTCTTTGGTTCAAAAGATTGTAGAAGCTATCAAAGCAGCTGTGCCGGATCGGCCTTTGTTGATTAAGACCGCTTATTTCAAAGATAATGCCAAGCTAGCCGATCTCGTCTCGCGCGTTGGCCATCTAGTAAGTGGGTTTAGCACGATTAATACTTTGAGTGCGCGGCCTCTCGATGAAAAAGGGCAAGCTGCTTTATCCCCGAGCCGTCCTGAAGGTGGGGTTTGCGGTGATGCTATCCGTTGGGCTGGACTGGAAATGGTGCAGCGTTTGGCAGCTTTTCGTGAAGAAAAATCACTCGATTATGCTATTGTGGGTGTTGGAGGCGTGAATAAGCCTGAACATTATAAGGCTTATATCGAGGCGGGTGCGAATGCTGTGATGACCGCCACGGGATCTATGTGGAATCCACATTTGGCAGAAGAAACTAAGAAATTTTTGGCTTAA
- a CDS encoding ABC-F family ATP-binding cassette domain-containing protein: MAPPLLSFENLGVNQGTGYLFRHLDINIQPRDRLALIGRNGAGKSTLLRLLAGTIEPDEGRRSIQPGLKLVLLEQAPSFEGFETLADYALSGDNAPPRYQVEAIADQLGVDLSRNAQSASGGEQRRAAIARALAMEPDLLLMDEPTNHLDLAAIEFLEGWLNRFKGAFVVISHDRAFLTRLTRQCLWLDRGDIRRAEIGFGGFDAWMEKIQAEELRAAEKLDAKLKIEEHWLLRGVTARRKRNQGRLTKLFEMRAERKNMTGMEGTAKLALDTNDVRTKVVIDAKNISKRFGDREVIKDFSLRIRRGDRIGIVGANGAGKTTLLKILMGDLDPDQGIVKRADTLEAVVIDQQRASISPEKTLRDVIAHGGEWIEIGDQKKHVVGYLKDFLFDPSILDAKVSTLSGGEKSRLLMAREFARRSNLLILDEPTNDLDLETIDLLQEVISNYSGTVLLVSHDRDFLDNVATMTLGMDGSGVIDIVAGGYSDWQKQRAERLAATRKPANTAEEKTASSKTIPQPKSGKVKLSYKDQRAYDLLPQEIEKMEATIQKHESDLADPTLYSRDPAKFSELSDKIAALKAEKEEAEMHWLELAEQLEG, from the coding sequence ATGGCTCCACCTTTACTCTCTTTTGAAAATCTCGGTGTTAATCAAGGCACCGGATATCTTTTCCGTCATCTTGATATCAATATCCAGCCCCGCGACCGTCTGGCACTGATCGGTCGGAACGGAGCCGGTAAATCAACCCTGTTGAGATTACTCGCAGGGACAATCGAACCGGATGAAGGGCGACGCAGCATCCAGCCAGGACTGAAACTAGTCTTACTGGAACAGGCACCTTCTTTTGAAGGTTTCGAGACTTTGGCCGACTATGCTCTATCAGGCGATAACGCCCCTCCCCGCTATCAGGTTGAAGCTATCGCCGATCAATTAGGCGTTGATCTTTCTCGCAATGCCCAATCTGCCTCCGGCGGGGAACAAAGACGGGCAGCTATTGCTCGCGCATTGGCAATGGAACCCGATCTTTTGTTAATGGATGAACCGACCAACCATCTGGATTTGGCCGCAATCGAATTTTTGGAAGGCTGGCTCAACCGTTTCAAAGGTGCCTTTGTCGTTATCAGCCATGACCGAGCCTTTTTAACCCGCCTTACCCGCCAATGTCTCTGGCTTGATCGCGGCGATATCCGGCGGGCAGAAATCGGCTTCGGCGGTTTTGACGCATGGATGGAAAAAATTCAGGCCGAAGAATTGCGTGCCGCTGAAAAGCTGGATGCCAAACTCAAGATAGAAGAACATTGGCTCTTACGCGGTGTCACGGCACGGCGCAAACGCAACCAAGGACGATTGACCAAGCTCTTTGAAATGCGGGCAGAGCGCAAAAATATGACCGGCATGGAAGGCACGGCCAAATTAGCGCTCGATACTAATGATGTCCGAACGAAGGTTGTCATTGATGCCAAAAATATCAGCAAGCGCTTCGGTGATCGTGAAGTCATCAAAGATTTCTCGCTGCGAATCCGTCGCGGCGACCGTATCGGCATTGTCGGTGCCAACGGAGCAGGCAAAACAACACTGTTAAAAATCCTGATGGGTGACCTCGACCCCGATCAAGGTATCGTCAAACGTGCTGATACATTAGAAGCCGTTGTTATCGACCAGCAACGAGCGTCTATCTCTCCCGAAAAAACATTGCGAGATGTTATCGCGCATGGCGGAGAATGGATCGAAATAGGCGATCAAAAAAAACATGTCGTCGGTTATCTGAAAGATTTTCTTTTTGATCCATCTATCTTGGATGCCAAGGTATCTACCCTTTCCGGTGGTGAGAAATCACGCCTGTTGATGGCACGTGAATTTGCACGACGCTCCAACTTGCTTATTCTCGATGAACCGACCAACGATCTCGATCTTGAAACGATTGACTTACTGCAAGAAGTCATCAGCAATTACAGCGGCACCGTGCTTCTGGTCAGCCATGATCGTGACTTTCTCGATAATGTCGCCACGATGACTCTCGGGATGGACGGCTCTGGGGTAATTGATATCGTTGCCGGTGGTTATAGCGACTGGCAAAAGCAACGCGCCGAACGGCTTGCCGCAACCAGAAAACCGGCGAACACAGCTGAGGAAAAAACAGCCTCCAGCAAAACGATACCGCAACCCAAATCTGGCAAGGTCAAATTAAGCTATAAAGACCAGAGAGCCTATGACCTGCTTCCCCAAGAAATCGAAAAAATGGAAGCGACCATCCAAAAGCATGAAAGCGATCTAGCTGATCCGACTTTATACAGCCGCGATCCGGCTAAATTTTCGGAATTAAGCGACAAAATCGCCGCTTTAAAAGCTGAAAAAGAAGAAGCCGAGATGCACTGGCTCGAGTTAGCCGAACAACTGGAAGGCTAA
- the hcp gene encoding hydroxylamine reductase → MLCFQCEQTHSGTGCVIRGVCTKTPEVAAIQDLMIFASAGLSYVAKKLPDSCEAERKEAASLVIQALFSTVTNVNFDADVLTKALYHLVDFRDALKAKLPEDVELPLAATLDFSRDRETLVKQGESYGIASRQKTLGIDVTGLQELLTYGMKGMAAYAHHAAVLDYRDPDVDNFLLEGMAALTDHSLDIQALLAVVMRCGEASYKTLALLDKANTSSFGHPVPTNVKMGPSKGKAILVSGHDLLDMKELLEQTKDTGIKVYTHGEMLPAHGYPELNKYPHLAGHYGGAWMLQRQEFINFPGPIVMTTNCLMEPRKEYAGRVFTRDLVGWPGLTHLPDRDFSKVIEAALESEGFTEDQESRSHIAGFGHHTVLDSADAVVSAIKKGDIKHFMLVGGCDGIKSGRHYFTDIAEKAPKDWVILTLGCGKFRVTDLDLGKIGDLPRLLDMGQCNDSYSAIRVALALAEAFDTDVNSLPLSLVLSWYEQKAVCVLLALLHLGVKGIRLGPTLPAFITPNMLKILVDNFDIKPIGNSAEEDLQEILAAKAA, encoded by the coding sequence ATGCTATGTTTTCAGTGTGAACAGACACACAGCGGCACCGGCTGCGTTATTCGGGGTGTTTGCACCAAAACCCCTGAAGTCGCGGCTATTCAGGATCTGATGATTTTTGCATCGGCAGGTCTTTCTTATGTCGCCAAGAAATTGCCGGATAGCTGTGAGGCAGAGCGAAAAGAAGCCGCTTCACTGGTCATTCAGGCCTTGTTCTCGACAGTGACGAATGTCAATTTCGACGCCGATGTTTTGACCAAAGCCCTTTATCATCTGGTTGACTTCCGCGATGCGCTGAAAGCCAAACTACCTGAAGATGTCGAGCTTCCTCTGGCTGCAACGCTTGATTTTTCACGTGATCGTGAAACGCTGGTCAAGCAGGGGGAGTCCTATGGCATTGCGAGCCGTCAGAAAACGCTTGGTATCGACGTCACTGGTCTTCAGGAACTTCTGACCTATGGCATGAAAGGCATGGCCGCCTATGCGCATCACGCAGCGGTTTTGGATTATCGTGATCCCGATGTCGATAACTTCCTGTTGGAAGGCATGGCCGCTCTGACCGATCACAGCCTTGACATCCAAGCTTTGTTAGCTGTTGTGATGCGTTGTGGTGAAGCCTCTTATAAGACGCTGGCTCTGCTCGATAAGGCTAATACTTCCTCCTTTGGCCATCCGGTTCCAACTAATGTTAAAATGGGCCCGTCAAAAGGAAAAGCGATTTTGGTATCGGGGCATGACCTCCTTGATATGAAAGAGCTTTTGGAGCAGACCAAAGATACCGGCATCAAGGTCTATACCCATGGCGAAATGTTGCCCGCCCATGGTTATCCCGAATTGAATAAATATCCGCATCTTGCTGGCCATTATGGCGGTGCATGGATGCTTCAGCGTCAGGAATTTATCAATTTCCCAGGCCCGATCGTCATGACAACCAACTGTCTGATGGAGCCGAGAAAAGAATATGCCGGTCGCGTCTTTACCCGTGATCTGGTCGGTTGGCCGGGCTTGACCCATTTGCCTGATCGTGACTTTTCAAAGGTAATTGAAGCCGCGCTTGAGAGTGAAGGCTTTACCGAAGATCAGGAAAGCCGTTCCCATATCGCTGGTTTTGGTCATCATACAGTTCTTGATTCTGCCGATGCGGTTGTTTCGGCGATCAAGAAAGGTGATATTAAGCATTTCATGTTGGTCGGTGGCTGTGATGGTATCAAAAGCGGTCGACATTACTTTACCGATATTGCCGAGAAGGCTCCCAAAGACTGGGTCATTTTGACATTGGGTTGCGGTAAATTCCGTGTCACTGATTTGGATCTTGGTAAAATTGGCGATCTGCCGCGCTTGCTCGATATGGGGCAGTGCAATGACAGCTATTCCGCTATTCGGGTCGCTTTGGCTTTGGCCGAGGCTTTTGATACCGATGTGAATAGTCTGCCTTTATCGCTTGTTCTGTCTTGGTATGAGCAGAAAGCTGTTTGTGTGTTGTTGGCTCTATTGCATTTGGGTGTGAAGGGTATCCGCTTGGGCCCGACGCTTCCGGCCTTTATCACGCCGAATATGCTGAAAATTCTGGTCGATAATTTCGATATTAAACCAATCGGTAATTCTGCCGAAGAGGATTTGCAGGAAATCTTGGCTGCTAAAGCCGCCTGA
- the pabB gene encoding aminodeoxychorismate synthase component I gives MWLQKIDLKDPLVAANILSSRPYFAFLDSAMHQDKLGRYSYIAVDPFARLTVCGDQAYWNSVPEKGDPLEILQRHLAQFAFDEKIERRFPFQGGCIGYVGYDYGRCLEVINGYPETEDKAADINFCFYDVVLAFDHMTGESYLCSSGYPETQPDKKESRAKARLAQFSDWLSMPSKQASLDEKPNRLSLNWQSNFTKEHYCQAIETVREYIRKGDIYQANIAQSFSAELPDDFQPWPFYRQLRRINPATFGAYLAFGDQVIASASPERFVLLQDNQIETRPIKGTARRSPDLEKDRAAAEELLHSEKDRAENIMIVDLLRNDLSHVSTADSVEVTDLCRLESYAGVHHLVSVVTGKLRPENSSVDLLKACFPGGSITGAPKIRAMEIIAEIEQLARGVYCGSIGYIDFGGNLDFNIAIRTVTLSENKAVFQVGGGITLLSDPEAEYVETLTKAAKIFESFGTSVSEMA, from the coding sequence ATGTGGCTACAAAAAATTGATCTTAAAGACCCGTTGGTCGCCGCGAATATCCTTTCTTCCCGACCGTATTTTGCTTTTCTTGATAGTGCGATGCATCAGGATAAATTGGGGCGATATTCTTATATCGCAGTTGATCCTTTTGCGAGACTGACGGTTTGTGGTGACCAAGCCTATTGGAATTCAGTTCCCGAAAAAGGTGATCCTTTAGAAATTTTGCAACGGCATTTGGCGCAATTCGCTTTTGATGAAAAAATTGAACGGCGCTTTCCTTTTCAAGGCGGATGTATTGGTTATGTCGGTTATGATTATGGCCGCTGCCTTGAAGTCATCAATGGCTATCCTGAAACAGAAGACAAAGCCGCCGATATCAATTTTTGTTTTTACGATGTGGTTCTGGCTTTTGACCATATGACGGGGGAAAGTTACCTTTGCTCTTCCGGTTATCCTGAAACCCAACCTGACAAAAAAGAAAGCCGAGCAAAAGCCCGTTTGGCACAATTTTCTGACTGGCTTTCGATGCCTTCTAAACAGGCATCTTTGGATGAAAAGCCCAACAGGCTTTCATTAAATTGGCAATCGAATTTTACGAAAGAACATTATTGTCAGGCGATCGAAACAGTTCGGGAATATATTCGAAAAGGCGATATTTATCAGGCGAATATCGCCCAGAGTTTTTCAGCTGAATTGCCGGATGATTTTCAGCCTTGGCCTTTTTATCGCCAGTTACGTCGCATCAATCCTGCAACCTTTGGGGCGTATCTTGCTTTTGGCGATCAGGTTATTGCATCGGCTTCGCCGGAACGTTTTGTTCTGTTGCAGGATAATCAGATTGAGACGCGTCCGATTAAGGGGACTGCCCGCCGGTCACCGGATCTTGAGAAAGATAGAGCCGCCGCTGAAGAATTGCTTCATTCCGAAAAAGACCGCGCTGAAAATATCATGATTGTCGATCTGTTGCGGAATGATTTGTCACATGTGTCAACAGCGGATTCTGTCGAAGTAACCGATTTATGCCGCCTAGAAAGCTATGCTGGTGTGCATCATTTGGTGTCCGTGGTTACCGGAAAATTACGGCCTGAAAATTCTTCCGTTGATCTTTTGAAAGCCTGCTTCCCCGGTGGGTCGATTACAGGTGCGCCCAAAATTCGGGCGATGGAAATTATTGCAGAAATCGAACAATTGGCACGCGGCGTTTATTGCGGGTCGATTGGGTATATTGATTTTGGCGGTAATCTCGATTTCAACATTGCGATTAGAACCGTCACCCTGAGTGAAAACAAAGCGGTTTTTCAGGTCGGCGGCGGGATTACCCTGCTTTCCGATCCCGAAGCGGAATATGTCGAGACCCTGACCAAGGCAGCAAAAATCTTTGAAAGTTTTGGCACATCGGTTTCTGAAATGGCTTGA
- a CDS encoding replication-associated recombination protein A, with the protein MDDLFNSVEPLVFTENEKQPLPENRPLADILRPKHLSDVIGQAHVTGENGIIGRMVAAGRLSSLILWGPPGTGKTSIAQLLAESVGIRFEMVSAIFSGVADLKKIFLKAEHHRQQGRQTLLFIDEIHRFNKGQQDSFLPYIENGTFVLVGATTENPSFALNAALLSRAQVVTLNRLDEEALGLLLERAETVSGQLLPVDEDARKALIASADGDGRFLLNQAEILLAMNLTKSLSVPELAQILQKRMAIYDKDRDGHYNLISALHKSVRGSDPQAALYYLSRMLVAGEDPLYLLRRLTRMANEEVGLADPRAMEQCIAAKETYQLLGSPEGELAIAQACVYVATAPKSNAIYKAYNQAMALARESGSVLPPPNILNAPTEMMKQQGYGEGYHYDHDMPDAFSGDNYWPENLPPVTLYQPNIRGYEKHITERLAFWEHLRQERKKGKPSGK; encoded by the coding sequence ATGGATGATTTATTCAATTCTGTAGAGCCGCTTGTTTTTACCGAAAATGAAAAACAGCCTTTGCCTGAAAATCGGCCTTTAGCGGATATTTTGCGCCCCAAGCATCTATCTGATGTGATCGGGCAGGCGCATGTCACTGGAGAAAACGGCATTATTGGTCGAATGGTGGCGGCTGGTCGGTTATCCTCTCTGATTTTATGGGGCCCGCCCGGAACGGGAAAAACGAGTATTGCCCAGCTTTTGGCTGAATCGGTCGGGATACGGTTTGAAATGGTATCGGCCATTTTTTCAGGTGTTGCCGATCTCAAAAAGATTTTTTTAAAAGCGGAGCATCATCGACAGCAGGGGCGTCAGACTCTTCTTTTTATTGATGAAATCCATCGTTTCAATAAAGGGCAACAGGATAGCTTTTTACCCTATATCGAGAATGGCACTTTTGTCTTGGTAGGGGCGACAACTGAAAATCCGTCTTTCGCTTTGAATGCGGCTTTGTTGTCCCGCGCCCAAGTGGTAACGCTGAACCGTCTGGATGAAGAGGCCTTGGGCTTGTTGCTAGAAAGAGCCGAGACGGTTTCTGGTCAGCTTTTGCCTGTGGATGAAGATGCCCGAAAAGCCTTAATCGCTTCGGCTGATGGTGATGGTCGGTTTTTGCTAAATCAGGCAGAAATCCTGTTGGCAATGAATCTGACAAAATCTTTATCCGTGCCAGAATTGGCGCAAATCCTTCAAAAAAGGATGGCGATCTATGACAAAGATCGGGATGGCCATTATAATTTGATATCGGCGCTACATAAATCAGTAAGGGGGTCTGATCCGCAGGCCGCGCTTTATTATTTGTCGCGGATGCTGGTTGCTGGTGAAGACCCGCTTTACCTGCTGCGCCGTTTGACCCGTATGGCCAATGAAGAAGTGGGCTTGGCTGATCCTAGGGCTATGGAGCAGTGTATTGCGGCTAAAGAGACTTATCAGCTTTTAGGCTCGCCAGAAGGCGAGCTGGCGATTGCTCAAGCCTGTGTCTATGTCGCGACCGCACCCAAATCCAATGCGATCTATAAGGCCTATAATCAGGCAATGGCTTTGGCGCGCGAAAGCGGCTCTGTCTTGCCACCACCCAATATCCTTAATGCACCAACCGAGATGATGAAACAGCAGGGTTATGGTGAGGGGTATCACTATGACCATGATATGCCCGATGCTTTTTCAGGGGATAATTACTGGCCGGAGAATTTGCCGCCTGTGACCCTCTATCAACCGAATATACGGGGTTATGAAAAGCATATCACGGAGAGGTTAGCTTTTTGGGAGCATTTGCGACAGGAAAGAAAAAAAGGAAAGCCTAGCGGTAAGTAA
- a CDS encoding RrF2 family transcriptional regulator, with protein MLSISQSTGYAVLALSAIHAESEKLTMARDIAEKANIPRPYLTKILGRLQEAGLITAKRGQNGGLRLNRPPETISLLEIVKAIDGKDWGCGCFLGLPGCSNEHPCPMHSFWLKTRPVIVKQLENMTLDKAKHFTEAGWKFRSEEG; from the coding sequence ATGCTCTCAATTTCGCAATCAACCGGTTATGCTGTTCTTGCGCTGTCTGCTATTCATGCAGAGAGTGAAAAGCTCACCATGGCGCGCGACATTGCCGAAAAAGCGAATATTCCACGCCCTTATCTGACGAAGATTTTAGGTCGCTTGCAAGAAGCCGGACTGATTACAGCCAAGCGAGGTCAAAATGGTGGCCTGCGTTTGAACCGTCCGCCGGAGACGATTTCTCTTTTGGAAATCGTGAAGGCGATTGATGGGAAAGATTGGGGCTGTGGTTGCTTTTTGGGTTTGCCGGGATGTTCCAATGAGCATCCTTGCCCAATGCACAGCTTTTGGCTGAAAACCCGTCCGGTTATTGTCAAGCAATTGGAAAATATGACCTTGGATAAGGCCAAACACTTTACCGAAGCCGGTTGGAAATTCCGCTCTGAAGAAGGCTGA
- a CDS encoding ATP-binding protein: MAINKERDEPFSYLWQILLFLTDLPLQKRTSLAQRCRMTVMIDMGKDPKGQVVPMDLEELLATRLLVQGNSGSGKSHLLRRMLEKSARFVQQIVIDPEGDFVTLAERFPHVAVEAAAYNESEIRVLAQRIREHRVSVVLNLEGLDVDNQMKCAAWFLATLFDAPRDHWYPAIVVVDEAQIFAPAQAGEVSDEARRLSLAAMTNLMCRGRKRGLAGVIATQRLAKLAKNVAAEASNFLMGRTFLDIDMARAADLLGMDRRQAESIRDLERGHFLALGPALCRRPIAVKIGEVETKSRTGGFKLMPLPDSKNSNPEDLLFSEPEEPALPLASPEPPPPPSSSQLMELLQKEKEEEAKIAEAEAAENPVDNSQKEALIDALLSSIVEEEENAYRQANLLYPEFTIGCRMHGLSTPPLDLTAFTKRLTIAKAGLSNDDLQDELWQPALKAASILEDDIQAVFLFLAKTAKENAPCPDDEMIARIYGTRSAGRARRLIGYMENQGIIAIRTDFGGRRSITLPALGWTTSTAA, translated from the coding sequence ATGGCCATAAATAAGGAAAGAGACGAACCCTTTTCTTATTTATGGCAAATTCTTTTATTTTTGACTGATCTGCCCTTGCAGAAAAGGACAAGCCTTGCTCAAAGATGCCGCATGACTGTGATGATCGACATGGGAAAAGATCCCAAGGGACAAGTTGTCCCGATGGATCTCGAAGAATTGCTGGCAACAAGATTGTTGGTTCAGGGTAATTCCGGTTCCGGTAAGTCCCATTTATTGAGGCGGATGCTGGAAAAAAGCGCCCGTTTTGTGCAACAGATTGTCATTGATCCCGAAGGCGATTTCGTCACCCTCGCAGAACGCTTTCCTCATGTTGCAGTCGAAGCAGCGGCTTATAATGAATCCGAAATTCGGGTTTTGGCGCAAAGAATTCGTGAACATCGCGTTTCCGTGGTGCTTAATCTCGAAGGTCTTGATGTCGATAACCAGATGAAATGCGCGGCGTGGTTTCTGGCAACGCTTTTTGATGCTCCGCGCGATCATTGGTATCCAGCAATTGTCGTTGTGGATGAAGCCCAGATATTCGCTCCCGCCCAAGCAGGAGAAGTCTCGGACGAAGCACGCCGTCTATCTCTCGCGGCTATGACAAATCTGATGTGCCGTGGCCGGAAAAGAGGCCTTGCCGGTGTCATTGCAACCCAACGTCTTGCCAAATTAGCCAAGAATGTTGCCGCCGAAGCCTCAAATTTTCTCATGGGGCGTACTTTTCTTGACATCGATATGGCGCGGGCAGCCGATTTGCTCGGCATGGATAGAAGACAAGCCGAAAGCATCCGCGATCTTGAAAGGGGCCATTTTCTCGCCCTAGGGCCTGCTTTATGCCGCCGCCCTATTGCGGTCAAAATTGGGGAAGTCGAGACTAAGAGCCGGACAGGCGGATTTAAACTGATGCCGCTCCCCGACAGCAAAAATAGCAATCCCGAAGATTTGCTCTTCTCTGAACCAGAAGAACCGGCTTTACCTTTGGCCTCGCCGGAACCACCTCCACCGCCGTCATCCAGTCAATTGATGGAATTGCTACAAAAGGAAAAGGAAGAAGAGGCGAAAATAGCCGAGGCAGAAGCCGCCGAAAATCCGGTCGATAATAGCCAGAAAGAAGCGCTCATTGATGCCCTACTTTCCAGCATCGTCGAAGAAGAAGAAAATGCTTACCGTCAAGCCAATCTGCTCTATCCCGAATTTACAATCGGTTGTCGGATGCATGGCCTATCCACTCCGCCTTTGGATTTAACCGCCTTCACCAAAAGGCTGACTATCGCCAAGGCAGGGCTTAGCAATGACGACTTACAGGATGAATTGTGGCAACCAGCGCTTAAGGCAGCCAGTATCCTAGAAGACGATATACAAGCGGTGTTCTTGTTCTTGGCAAAAACCGCCAAAGAAAATGCCCCCTGCCCTGATGATGAAATGATTGCCCGTATTTATGGCACGCGCTCGGCTGGGCGTGCCAGACGGCTGATCGGCTATATGGAAAATCAAGGCATTATCGCTATCAGAACCGATTTTGGCGGACGGCGCAGCATTACTCTTCCGGCTTTAGGCTGGACGACCAGCACAGCCGCCTAA
- a CDS encoding aminotransferase class IV gives MPIWLNGVLANNAGAEFNLNDKGLLLGYGVFDTALVIADKVAYREAHLEKLTKSCAALSLPVASSFLSEMMEEAAKDLPLGVIRITVTGGVGPRGMAFSPEAKPNVIVSASPIAATIFCPEIRLVLTPLRRNESSFTARIKTLNYLDAIMAVTEARQKSFDDALFLNTAGHVACSSTANLFMIRDGCLITPPVSDGILAGIMRANILRLAKSRDIPVEERSIGYEELLEADDIFLTNSLRLITQVTHLGEVALPRRSAALLALLKSMVFDEINYSRFQ, from the coding sequence ATGCCGATATGGCTGAACGGTGTATTAGCCAATAATGCTGGCGCAGAATTTAACCTGAATGATAAAGGGTTATTACTGGGATATGGTGTTTTCGATACCGCCTTGGTTATCGCTGATAAAGTTGCCTATCGGGAAGCGCATCTTGAAAAATTGACAAAAAGCTGTGCGGCGTTGTCCTTGCCGGTCGCTTCCTCTTTTTTAAGCGAAATGATGGAGGAGGCAGCGAAAGACCTGCCTTTGGGCGTAATAAGGATCACCGTGACGGGAGGCGTGGGCCCAAGGGGAATGGCTTTTAGTCCCGAAGCCAAGCCTAATGTTATTGTTTCAGCTTCCCCGATAGCAGCGACAATATTTTGTCCTGAGATACGGCTTGTCTTGACGCCACTTCGGCGGAATGAAAGCTCTTTTACGGCGCGGATTAAAACGCTGAATTATCTTGATGCGATTATGGCGGTGACAGAAGCGCGTCAGAAGTCTTTTGATGATGCGCTGTTTTTAAATACCGCAGGACATGTTGCCTGTAGTAGCACGGCCAATCTTTTTATGATCCGTGACGGGTGTTTGATTACTCCGCCAGTCAGTGATGGTATTTTGGCAGGTATTATGCGTGCCAATATTCTGCGTTTGGCAAAATCCCGTGATATTCCGGTTGAAGAGCGCTCTATTGGCTATGAAGAGCTGTTAGAGGCAGATGACATTTTCCTAACCAATAGTTTGCGTCTGATCACTCAGGTGACGCATTTAGGGGAGGTTGCTTTGCCGCGTCGGTCGGCGGCCTTGCTGGCTTTGCTGAAGTCGATGGTTTTTGACGAGATTAATTACAGTCGTTTTCAATAG